Proteins found in one Pseudomonas sp. P8_241 genomic segment:
- a CDS encoding autotransporter assembly complex protein TamA: MKFPGRITSGVLMLISSCTALAQSELDVRIKPSNDELKANIEGYIGSLGDRDEEALQRFSRGAEEQARKAAQALGYYQPHIDSNVKGGEKPRLILTIDPGEPVHLRNVTIRIDGPAASLKTFRVPKSEALKPGAVLNHGHYEDAKRLIQNQASRYGFFSGHFTRSKLSVDPRAGVADIELIYDSGPRYAFGKVGFKGDTPFDEDLLQRMVPFKAGEPYDSEMIAELNQNLQSSGYFESVRVDAAPAASKDNVIPVDVELDTRKPRTMGLGLGYSTDVGPRVKANWTRHWVNPQGHSYGWETEVSAPRQNVGLFYDIPLDPPLTDKLRFAGGYQNEEIAGTDTLSKLLTIGPEWHSKLPSGWQRVVSLKWQREEYKLGDDSGLSTLLMPGVSYSYLKSDNRIDPHNGYRLQFESKVAKEGLGSDNNLLYGTALVKGLTTVFDKHRFLGRVQIGGSATNGYKSIPPSLRFFAGGDQSVRGYDYQSLSPENNEGDRIGGRYMVAASAEYQYSVAEKWRVATFVDQGNSFNTLELPNLKTGVGIGVRWVSPVGPIRLDLAHALDDDGGIRLHFSMGPEL; encoded by the coding sequence ATGAAGTTTCCAGGAAGAATTACCAGTGGCGTGCTGATGCTGATTTCCAGCTGTACGGCACTGGCGCAAAGTGAATTGGATGTGCGGATCAAACCGTCCAACGATGAACTGAAGGCCAATATAGAGGGCTATATCGGCAGCCTCGGCGATCGTGACGAAGAAGCCTTGCAGCGCTTCAGTCGCGGCGCCGAGGAACAGGCGCGCAAGGCCGCCCAAGCCTTGGGCTACTACCAGCCGCACATTGACAGTAATGTGAAGGGCGGCGAGAAGCCGCGCCTGATACTGACCATCGACCCGGGCGAACCGGTGCATTTGCGCAACGTCACAATACGCATCGATGGTCCTGCGGCCTCCCTCAAAACCTTCCGCGTGCCCAAGAGCGAGGCGCTCAAACCGGGAGCGGTGCTCAATCACGGGCATTACGAAGATGCCAAGCGGCTGATCCAGAACCAGGCTTCGCGCTACGGCTTCTTCAGCGGCCATTTCACCCGTTCAAAATTATCGGTCGATCCGCGAGCCGGTGTGGCCGATATCGAGCTGATCTACGACAGCGGCCCGCGCTATGCCTTCGGCAAAGTCGGGTTCAAGGGCGACACGCCGTTCGACGAAGACCTGCTGCAACGCATGGTGCCGTTCAAGGCCGGCGAGCCGTACGACTCGGAAATGATCGCCGAGCTCAATCAGAACCTGCAATCGAGCGGCTACTTCGAAAGTGTGCGTGTGGACGCGGCGCCTGCGGCCTCCAAAGACAATGTCATCCCGGTGGACGTCGAACTGGATACCCGCAAACCCCGGACCATGGGCCTGGGGCTGGGTTATTCCACCGACGTCGGGCCGCGGGTCAAGGCTAACTGGACCCGGCACTGGGTCAATCCGCAAGGGCACAGTTATGGCTGGGAAACAGAAGTCTCGGCGCCACGGCAAAACGTCGGCCTGTTCTATGACATCCCGCTGGATCCGCCGCTGACCGACAAACTGCGGTTTGCCGGCGGCTATCAGAATGAAGAAATCGCCGGTACCGACACCCTCAGCAAGCTGCTGACGATCGGCCCTGAATGGCACAGCAAGTTGCCCAGCGGTTGGCAGCGCGTGGTGTCGCTCAAATGGCAGCGCGAAGAATACAAACTGGGCGACGATTCGGGGCTCAGTACCTTGCTGATGCCGGGTGTGAGCTATTCGTACCTTAAAAGCGACAACCGCATCGACCCGCACAATGGCTACCGCCTGCAGTTCGAATCGAAAGTGGCCAAGGAAGGACTGGGCTCCGATAACAACCTGCTCTACGGCACGGCGCTAGTCAAAGGGTTGACCACAGTGTTCGATAAACACCGATTCCTCGGGCGCGTCCAGATCGGCGGCAGCGCCACCAATGGCTACAAGTCCATACCACCTTCACTGCGCTTTTTCGCCGGTGGTGATCAGAGCGTGCGTGGTTACGACTATCAAAGCCTGTCGCCGGAAAACAATGAAGGCGACCGCATTGGTGGCCGTTACATGGTTGCCGCCAGTGCGGAATATCAATACTCCGTCGCCGAAAAGTGGCGGGTCGCGACGTTCGTCGACCAAGGCAACTCCTTTAATACGCTTGAATTGCCGAACCTCAAGACCGGGGTCGGTATCGGCGTGCGCTGGGTGTCACCGGTGGGGCCGATTCGCCTCGACCTGGCCCATGCACTGGACGACGATGGCGGTATTCGATTGCACTTTTCCATGGGGCCTGAGCTGTGA
- a CDS encoding GNAT family N-acetyltransferase, which produces MPETSTTIADIHMLDSGYAREARSLLYQAYRHEPTFAYLFEAERPGYEQRVRATVRELVTQHFLQDLPAIGLLVNDRLIGIALIAPPQRRLGITESWAWRLRMVLSTGFRCTRRYLEYHDDVAACVPNDSVHVLPLLGVHPQFQGKHFGEQLLQAVHNWCAVDENSQGVILDTGNPRYLEFYKRQGYEEIGEVAIGPIREHVFFHPNPQVLHSATA; this is translated from the coding sequence ATGCCCGAAACCTCTACCACCATTGCCGATATACATATGCTCGACAGCGGCTACGCCCGCGAAGCACGCTCCCTGTTGTATCAGGCCTACCGACACGAGCCGACGTTCGCCTATCTGTTCGAAGCCGAACGCCCCGGTTATGAACAGCGGGTTCGCGCGACTGTGCGCGAACTGGTCACGCAGCATTTTCTCCAGGATCTGCCGGCCATCGGCCTGTTGGTCAATGATCGCTTGATCGGCATCGCTCTGATTGCACCGCCGCAACGCCGCCTGGGTATCACTGAAAGTTGGGCCTGGCGTCTGCGCATGGTGCTCAGTACCGGTTTTCGATGCACGCGACGCTACCTTGAATATCACGATGATGTGGCGGCGTGCGTACCGAACGACTCGGTACACGTTCTGCCGTTGCTGGGCGTGCATCCACAATTTCAGGGCAAGCATTTCGGAGAGCAATTGTTACAAGCCGTGCACAACTGGTGCGCCGTGGATGAAAACTCGCAAGGCGTGATCCTCGACACCGGCAACCCTCGCTACCTGGAATTCTACAAGCGTCAGGGTTACGAGGAAATTGGCGAAGTGGCGATAGGGCCGATCCGCGAGCACGTGTTTTTTCACCCCAATCCGCAGGTGTTACATAGCGCAACGGCTTAG
- the xthA gene encoding exodeoxyribonuclease III, whose translation MKIVSFNINGLRARPHQLAALIEKHQPDVIGLQETKVHDEQFPLAEVQALGYHVYFHGQKGHYGVALLSRQEPLALHKGFATDEEDAQRRFIWGTFADANGVPVTIMNGYFPQGESRDHPTKFPAKQRFYSDLQQLLESQFKNEQPLVVMGDVNISPEDCDIGIGPDNMKRWLKTGKCSFLPEEREWMARLKNWGLTDSFRHLNPQVEDVFSWFDYRSRGFEDEPKRGLRIDVILASHGLLPRVKAAGVDYELRGMEKPSDHAPIWLELS comes from the coding sequence ATGAAGATCGTCTCCTTCAACATCAACGGGCTGCGCGCCCGTCCCCATCAGTTGGCGGCGCTGATCGAAAAACATCAGCCCGACGTGATCGGGTTGCAGGAAACCAAAGTCCACGACGAACAGTTCCCGCTGGCCGAGGTTCAGGCGCTGGGCTATCACGTGTATTTCCACGGGCAAAAAGGCCATTACGGCGTCGCTCTGCTCTCGCGCCAGGAGCCGCTGGCCCTGCACAAAGGTTTCGCCACCGATGAAGAAGACGCCCAACGGCGTTTCATCTGGGGCACTTTCGCCGACGCCAATGGCGTGCCGGTGACGATCATGAACGGTTATTTCCCACAGGGAGAAAGCCGCGACCATCCGACCAAATTTCCGGCCAAGCAACGCTTTTACAGCGACTTGCAGCAATTGCTGGAGAGCCAGTTCAAAAACGAGCAACCACTGGTGGTCATGGGCGACGTGAATATCTCCCCGGAAGACTGCGACATCGGAATCGGCCCGGACAACATGAAGCGCTGGCTGAAAACCGGCAAGTGCAGCTTTCTGCCGGAAGAGCGCGAGTGGATGGCGCGCCTGAAGAATTGGGGCCTGACTGACAGCTTCCGGCATTTGAACCCGCAAGTGGAAGATGTCTTCAGCTGGTTCGACTACCGCAGCCGTGGTTTTGAGGACGAACCCAAGCGCGGGCTGCGTATCGACGTGATCCTCGCGTCCCACGGCCTGTTACCGCGGGTCAAGGCGGCCGGTGTCGACTACGAACTGCGCGGCATGGAAAAACCTTCGGATCATGCACCGATCTGGCTTGAATTGAGCTGA
- a CDS encoding substrate-binding domain-containing protein, producing MMLRVLFLLTLSLGLLPVVSADNLPIPEHGPVLRIQGSNTIGAALGPALVEGMMREQGLRNIHRNLTDTTNELHVVGETGQGRQVIVEVAAHGSSTGFTALKTGTADLATSSRSIKDSELASLEPLGDLKNSTAEQVIAIDGLAIILHPDNPLNQLDTLQLARIFSGDAKTWEEVGGHGGMIHLYARDDQSGTYDTFKDLVLNSRGKTLSSTAKRFESSEQLSDSVSADPQGIGFIGLPYVRQAKAVAIVDGQSQAMLPLDSLIATEDYPLSRRLFFYLPPTGKNPWAQALVAYAQSSQGQAIVAANGFVAQTVQAMAVTPNALMPEGYQALSRHAQRLSVNFRFEEGSASLDNKARQDLSRVLDYIKQHGKTAGQVTLVGFGDAKSDPARADLLSKLRAMAVRRELVKDGVVFREIRGFGAEMPVAANSEDEGRIKNRRVEVWVY from the coding sequence ATGATGCTGCGCGTGTTGTTCCTGTTGACCCTCAGCCTTGGCCTGTTGCCAGTGGTCTCGGCTGACAATTTGCCGATCCCCGAACACGGTCCGGTGCTGCGCATTCAGGGTTCCAACACCATCGGCGCGGCGCTGGGTCCGGCGCTGGTCGAGGGAATGATGCGTGAGCAGGGTCTGCGCAATATTCATCGCAACCTCACGGACACGACCAACGAACTGCATGTCGTGGGTGAAACCGGACAAGGCCGCCAAGTCATCGTGGAAGTGGCGGCCCACGGTTCCAGCACCGGCTTCACCGCACTGAAAACCGGCACGGCCGATCTCGCCACCTCATCGCGCTCAATCAAGGACAGCGAACTGGCCAGCCTCGAACCCCTGGGCGATCTGAAGAACTCCACGGCCGAACAGGTCATCGCCATCGACGGCCTGGCGATCATCCTTCATCCGGACAATCCGCTGAATCAACTCGACACCCTGCAATTGGCGCGTATCTTCAGTGGCGACGCCAAGACCTGGGAAGAAGTCGGCGGACACGGTGGGATGATTCATCTGTATGCACGGGATGATCAGTCCGGCACCTACGACACGTTCAAGGATCTGGTCCTCAACAGCCGTGGAAAAACGCTGAGCAGCACCGCCAAGCGCTTCGAATCCAGCGAACAACTGTCCGACTCTGTCAGCGCTGACCCGCAAGGCATCGGTTTTATCGGCCTGCCCTACGTGCGCCAAGCCAAAGCCGTGGCCATCGTCGACGGTCAATCGCAAGCCATGCTGCCACTCGACAGCCTGATCGCCACAGAAGACTACCCGCTGTCCCGACGCTTGTTCTTTTACCTGCCACCGACGGGGAAAAATCCCTGGGCCCAAGCACTGGTGGCCTACGCCCAAAGCAGCCAGGGGCAAGCGATCGTCGCCGCCAACGGGTTTGTTGCCCAGACCGTCCAGGCCATGGCCGTCACGCCAAATGCGTTGATGCCAGAGGGGTATCAGGCTCTGAGTCGCCATGCCCAGCGTTTGTCGGTAAATTTTCGCTTCGAAGAAGGCAGCGCCAGTCTGGACAACAAGGCCCGGCAAGACCTGTCGCGCGTACTCGACTATATAAAGCAGCACGGCAAAACGGCTGGGCAAGTGACGCTGGTAGGGTTCGGCGATGCCAAGAGCGACCCCGCACGTGCCGATCTGCTGTCAAAACTGCGGGCCATGGCGGTACGGCGGGAACTGGTGAAAGACGGCGTGGTGTTTCGTGAGATTCGTGGATTCGGCGCCGAAATGCCGGTGGCTGCCAATAGCGAAGATGAGGGGCGGATCAAGAATCGGCGGGTTGAGGTTTGGGTGTATTGA
- a CDS encoding acyl-CoA dehydrogenase, translating into MDFAYSPKVQELRERVTAFMDNYVYPAEAVFERQVAEGDRWQPTAIMEELKLKAKAEGLWNLFLPESELGAGLTNLEYAPLAEIMGRSLLGPEPFNCSAPDTGNMEVLVRYANEEQKQRWLEPLLRGEIRSAFAMTEPDVASSDATNMAARAVRDGDEWVINGKKWWTSGACDPRCKILIFMGLSNPDAPRHAQHSMILVPVDAPGVKIVRPLPVFGYDDAPHGHAEVHFENVRVPYENVLLGEGRGFEIAQGRLGPGRIHHCMRSIGMAERALELMCKRSVNRTAFGKPLARLGGNIDKIADSRMEIDMARLLTLKAAYMMDTVGNKVAKSEIAQIKVVAPNVALRVIDRAIQMHGGAGVSNDFPLAYMYAMQRTLRLADGPDEVHRAAIGKFEIGKYVPKEMMRSGH; encoded by the coding sequence ATGGATTTCGCTTATTCGCCCAAGGTTCAGGAACTGCGTGAGCGCGTGACAGCGTTCATGGACAACTACGTTTATCCCGCTGAAGCCGTGTTCGAGCGTCAGGTCGCTGAAGGCGATCGCTGGCAGCCGACCGCGATCATGGAAGAACTCAAACTCAAGGCCAAGGCTGAAGGCCTGTGGAATTTGTTTCTGCCTGAGTCCGAGCTCGGTGCTGGCCTGACCAACCTTGAATATGCGCCGTTGGCGGAAATCATGGGCCGCTCGCTGTTGGGGCCTGAGCCGTTCAACTGCTCGGCGCCGGACACCGGCAACATGGAAGTGCTGGTGCGTTATGCCAATGAAGAGCAGAAACAACGCTGGCTCGAACCCTTGCTGCGGGGCGAGATCCGCTCGGCCTTCGCCATGACCGAACCGGACGTTGCGTCCTCCGACGCCACCAACATGGCCGCCCGTGCCGTGCGCGATGGCGATGAGTGGGTGATCAACGGCAAGAAATGGTGGACCTCAGGTGCGTGCGACCCGCGCTGCAAAATCCTGATCTTCATGGGCCTGAGCAACCCGGATGCGCCGCGCCACGCCCAGCACTCGATGATTCTGGTGCCGGTGGATGCCCCCGGCGTGAAGATCGTGCGCCCGCTTCCAGTGTTCGGTTATGACGATGCACCTCACGGTCACGCCGAAGTGCACTTTGAAAATGTCCGGGTGCCGTACGAAAACGTCCTGTTGGGTGAAGGACGTGGTTTCGAAATCGCTCAAGGTCGCCTTGGCCCGGGCCGGATTCACCACTGCATGCGTTCGATCGGCATGGCCGAACGCGCACTGGAACTGATGTGCAAACGCTCGGTGAACCGCACAGCGTTCGGCAAGCCTCTGGCACGCCTGGGCGGTAACATCGACAAGATCGCCGACTCGCGGATGGAGATCGACATGGCGCGCCTGCTGACATTGAAAGCGGCGTACATGATGGACACCGTGGGCAACAAAGTGGCCAAGAGCGAAATCGCACAGATCAAGGTCGTGGCGCCGAACGTGGCCTTGCGGGTTATCGACCGGGCGATCCAGATGCATGGCGGGGCAGGGGTTTCCAACGATTTTCCGCTGGCCTACATGTATGCGATGCAGCGCACCCTGCGCCTGGCCGACGGCCCGGACGAAGTGCACCGTGCTGCCATCGGCAAATTTGAAATCGGCAAATATGTGCCCAAAGAGATGATGCGCAGCGGGCATTAA